A genomic stretch from Erigeron canadensis isolate Cc75 chromosome 9, C_canadensis_v1, whole genome shotgun sequence includes:
- the LOC122581309 gene encoding uncharacterized protein LOC122581309 isoform X2, producing the protein MEHNKKQEVSSEYCDRFPRLSAKYPWFVVQNMEDDMDVHIFSTLQNPLFKYQCRIPDLIGRRIRGCFHGWLILCNHPHNNMWSLYNPSTSNVISLPLLILKDGDYQSISECCLSAPPNDPNSVFLLTISNKPTFVFCLLSPKRKKSQRKKPRWTEMSYSNQLKKFTLDGELVHSLTCCNGKVYALNTDCAISELFVQVDIVVKDSEVVIKLLFFGPCPFVPSHRCKHWIHFLKGSCSELFYIRVGFLDENKKTPGDVYLFRLDLTRINWEDLEGLKNWDMTGMTHDDLNDLEYDDFNDLDTAREMWDEVRDLKGSNFFVDLGRDNSIFYTPTTGSEFGGFVHIRDKMDNVIYSYNVNYQTIILCPIPSPSLPTSHVLLWECSLPEDKEENISMVDNKKDEDAIVVRSVNNGPIGTDESGLLSIPFDVLAMLMEFCVGVEYMNFRATCKRCHLAAPLKQWRNKTALRSLQSYSLVSPWLMALQKHRGVIAFKDPLLGDDYYMKNSQISVFNETIYCSRFGWWLFEIRDLCIVFFNPFTNDLRELPNPGFHLESLCFSAPPTSPDCIVVGFDHIPEWDVYILFLAQEPTSWHLGEEDVSWKIFEAKVPTSSCRSQWQIGNANSKINPKVSYNING; encoded by the exons ATGGAGCATAATAAAAAGCAGGAGGTTTCAAGTGAATATTGTGACCGGTTCCCTCGTTTATCTGCAAAGTATCCATGGTTTGTTGTTCAGAACATGGAAGATGACATGGATGTCCACATTTTCTCCACATTACAAAACCCGTTGTTTAAATATCAGTGTCGAATCCCTGACCTGATCGGGAGGCGCATCAGGGGATGTTTTCATGGCTGGTTGATTCTTTGCAACCATCCACACAACAATATGTGGTCTTTATATAACCCATCCACTTCTAACGTCATATCCTTGCCTCTCCTAATTCTGAAAGACGGAGATTATCAATCTATCAGTGAATGCTGTTTGTCCGCCCCTCCTAATGATCCCAATTCAGTTTTCTTGTTAACAATATCAAATAAGCCTACCTTTGTTTTCTGTCTGCTATCacctaaaagaaagaaaagccaACGAAAGAAGCCAAGGTGGACTGAGATGTCATACTCTAATCAACTTAAGAAATTCACCTTGGATGGTGAATTAGTACATAGCCTTACGTGTTGCAATGGTAAAGTATATGCCTTAAATACCGACTGTGCTATTTCTGAGCTTTTCGTACAGGTTGATATTGTAGTTAAGGATAGCGAAGTTGTGATAAAGCTACTGTTCTTTGGACCATGCCCTTTTGTTCCTTCCCATCGATGTAAACACTGGATTCATTTCCTGAAAGGATCCTGTTCGGAATTATTTTACATTAGAGTAGGTTTTCTTGACGAAAATAAGAAAACACCCGGTGATGTGTATTTGTTTAGATTGGACCTGACTAGAATAAACTGGGAAGACTTGGAAGGCCTCAAGAATTGGGACATGACTGGTATGACGCATGAtgatttgaatgatttggaaTATGACGACTTCAATGACCTGGACACTGCTAGAGAAATGTGGGATGAAGTGCGAGACCTTAAAGGCTCCAATTTTTTTGTGGATCTTGGTCGTGATAACTCGATATTTTACACCCCTACAACTGGCtcagaatttgggggttttgtaCACATTCGTGACAAAATGGACAATGTAATATATTCATATAACGTCAACTATCAAACCATCATTCTATGTCCTATACCTTCTCCATCGCTCCCAACAAGCCATGTGTTGTTATGGGAATGCAG TTTACCGGAGgacaaagaagaaaacataTCCATGGTtgataataaaaaagatgagGATGCAATAGTGGTAAGATCTGTTAATAATGGCCCCATTGGAACTGATGAATCTGGTCTTCTTAGTATCCCGTTTGATGTTTTGGCGATGCTCATGGAGTTTTGTGTTGGTGTGGAATACATGAACTTCCGTGCTACATGCAAACGTTGTCATCTCGCAGCGCCTCTGAAGCAATGGAGAAACAAAACGGCATTAAGGAGCCTGCAAAGTTATTCTTTAGTTTCCCCGTGGCTTATGGCTTTGCAAAAACATCGAGGGGTTATCGCTTTTAAAGATCCGTTGTTGGGTGATGACTACTATATGAAGAATTCACAGATATCGGTTTTTAATGAGACAATATATTGTTCCCGGTTTGGTTGGTGGTTGTTTGAAATTAGAGACTTATGCATAGTGTTCTTTAACCCTTTCACAAATGATCTTCGTGAGCTTCCAAATCCGGGTTTCCATCTTGAAAGCTTATGCTTTTCAGCCCCGCCTACTTCCCCTGATTGTATTGTGGTTGGATTTGATCATATACCTGAATGGGACGTTTACATCCTATTCTTAGCTCAGGAACCAACCTCCTGGC ATTTAGGCGAAGAAGATGTTTCTTGGAAGATTTTTGAAGCCAAGGTGCCGACAAGTTCTTGCAGATCTCAG TGGCAGATTGGGAATGCTAATAGCAAGATTAATCCAAAGGTATCTTACAACATTAATGGCTGA
- the LOC122581309 gene encoding uncharacterized protein LOC122581309 isoform X1 produces the protein MEHNKKQEVSSEYCDRFPRLSAKYPWFVVQNMEDDMDVHIFSTLQNPLFKYQCRIPDLIGRRIRGCFHGWLILCNHPHNNMWSLYNPSTSNVISLPLLILKDGDYQSISECCLSAPPNDPNSVFLLTISNKPTFVFCLLSPKRKKSQRKKPRWTEMSYSNQLKKFTLDGELVHSLTCCNGKVYALNTDCAISELFVQVDIVVKDSEVVIKLLFFGPCPFVPSHRCKHWIHFLKGSCSELFYIRVGFLDENKKTPGDVYLFRLDLTRINWEDLEGLKNWDMTGMTHDDLNDLEYDDFNDLDTAREMWDEVRDLKGSNFFVDLGRDNSIFYTPTTGSEFGGFVHIRDKMDNVIYSYNVNYQTIILCPIPSPSLPTSHVLLWECSLPEDKEENISMVDNKKDEDAIVVRSVNNGPIGTDESGLLSIPFDVLAMLMEFCVGVEYMNFRATCKRCHLAAPLKQWRNKTALRSLQSYSLVSPWLMALQKHRGVIAFKDPLLGDDYYMKNSQISVFNETIYCSRFGWWLFEIRDLCIVFFNPFTNDLRELPNPGFHLESLCFSAPPTSPDCIVVGFDHIPEWDVYILFLAQEPTSWRRFHLGPDPLSLCFPTLSGRDLYALSNNRELVVFKDLGEEDVSWKIFEAKVPTSSCRSQWQIGNANSKINPKVSYNING, from the exons ATGGAGCATAATAAAAAGCAGGAGGTTTCAAGTGAATATTGTGACCGGTTCCCTCGTTTATCTGCAAAGTATCCATGGTTTGTTGTTCAGAACATGGAAGATGACATGGATGTCCACATTTTCTCCACATTACAAAACCCGTTGTTTAAATATCAGTGTCGAATCCCTGACCTGATCGGGAGGCGCATCAGGGGATGTTTTCATGGCTGGTTGATTCTTTGCAACCATCCACACAACAATATGTGGTCTTTATATAACCCATCCACTTCTAACGTCATATCCTTGCCTCTCCTAATTCTGAAAGACGGAGATTATCAATCTATCAGTGAATGCTGTTTGTCCGCCCCTCCTAATGATCCCAATTCAGTTTTCTTGTTAACAATATCAAATAAGCCTACCTTTGTTTTCTGTCTGCTATCacctaaaagaaagaaaagccaACGAAAGAAGCCAAGGTGGACTGAGATGTCATACTCTAATCAACTTAAGAAATTCACCTTGGATGGTGAATTAGTACATAGCCTTACGTGTTGCAATGGTAAAGTATATGCCTTAAATACCGACTGTGCTATTTCTGAGCTTTTCGTACAGGTTGATATTGTAGTTAAGGATAGCGAAGTTGTGATAAAGCTACTGTTCTTTGGACCATGCCCTTTTGTTCCTTCCCATCGATGTAAACACTGGATTCATTTCCTGAAAGGATCCTGTTCGGAATTATTTTACATTAGAGTAGGTTTTCTTGACGAAAATAAGAAAACACCCGGTGATGTGTATTTGTTTAGATTGGACCTGACTAGAATAAACTGGGAAGACTTGGAAGGCCTCAAGAATTGGGACATGACTGGTATGACGCATGAtgatttgaatgatttggaaTATGACGACTTCAATGACCTGGACACTGCTAGAGAAATGTGGGATGAAGTGCGAGACCTTAAAGGCTCCAATTTTTTTGTGGATCTTGGTCGTGATAACTCGATATTTTACACCCCTACAACTGGCtcagaatttgggggttttgtaCACATTCGTGACAAAATGGACAATGTAATATATTCATATAACGTCAACTATCAAACCATCATTCTATGTCCTATACCTTCTCCATCGCTCCCAACAAGCCATGTGTTGTTATGGGAATGCAG TTTACCGGAGgacaaagaagaaaacataTCCATGGTtgataataaaaaagatgagGATGCAATAGTGGTAAGATCTGTTAATAATGGCCCCATTGGAACTGATGAATCTGGTCTTCTTAGTATCCCGTTTGATGTTTTGGCGATGCTCATGGAGTTTTGTGTTGGTGTGGAATACATGAACTTCCGTGCTACATGCAAACGTTGTCATCTCGCAGCGCCTCTGAAGCAATGGAGAAACAAAACGGCATTAAGGAGCCTGCAAAGTTATTCTTTAGTTTCCCCGTGGCTTATGGCTTTGCAAAAACATCGAGGGGTTATCGCTTTTAAAGATCCGTTGTTGGGTGATGACTACTATATGAAGAATTCACAGATATCGGTTTTTAATGAGACAATATATTGTTCCCGGTTTGGTTGGTGGTTGTTTGAAATTAGAGACTTATGCATAGTGTTCTTTAACCCTTTCACAAATGATCTTCGTGAGCTTCCAAATCCGGGTTTCCATCTTGAAAGCTTATGCTTTTCAGCCCCGCCTACTTCCCCTGATTGTATTGTGGTTGGATTTGATCATATACCTGAATGGGACGTTTACATCCTATTCTTAGCTCAGGAACCAACCTCCTGGCGTAGGTTTCATTTAGGCCCTGATCCACTTTCTCTTTGTTTTCCAACATTATCTGGCCGTGATCTTTATGCCTTGTCTAACAACAGAGAACTCGTTGTTTTCAAAGATTTAGGCGAAGAAGATGTTTCTTGGAAGATTTTTGAAGCCAAGGTGCCGACAAGTTCTTGCAGATCTCAG TGGCAGATTGGGAATGCTAATAGCAAGATTAATCCAAAGGTATCTTACAACATTAATGGCTGA
- the LOC122581309 gene encoding uncharacterized protein LOC122581309 isoform X3, with product MEHNKKQEVSSEYCDRFPRLSAKYPWFVVQNMEDDMDVHIFSTLQNPLFKYQCRIPDLIGRRIRGCFHGWLILCNHPHNNMWSLYNPSTSNVISLPLLILKDGDYQSISECCLSAPPNDPNSVFLLTISNKPTFVFCLLSPKRKKSQRKKPRWTEMSYSNQLKKFTLDGELVHSLTCCNGKVYALNTDCAISELFVQVDIVVKDSEVVIKLLFFGPCPFVPSHRCKHWIHFLKGSCSELFYIRVGFLDENKKTPGDVYLFRLDLTRINWEDLEGLKNWDMTGMTHDDLNDLEYDDFNDLDTAREMWDEVRDLKGSNFFVDLGRDNSIFYTPTTGSEFGGFVHIRDKMDNVIYSYNVNYQTIILCPIPSPSLPTSHVLLWECSLPEDKEENISMVDNKKDEDAIVVRSVNNGPIGTDESGLLSIPFDVLAMLMEFCVGVEYMNFRATCKRCHLAAPLKQWRNKTALRSLQSYSLVSPWLMALQKHRGVIAFKDPLLGDDYYMKNSQISVFNETIYCSRFGWWLFEIRDLCIVFFNPFTNDLRELPNPGFHLESLCFSAPPTSPDCIVVGFDHIPEWDVYILFLAQEPTSWQNSLFSKI from the exons ATGGAGCATAATAAAAAGCAGGAGGTTTCAAGTGAATATTGTGACCGGTTCCCTCGTTTATCTGCAAAGTATCCATGGTTTGTTGTTCAGAACATGGAAGATGACATGGATGTCCACATTTTCTCCACATTACAAAACCCGTTGTTTAAATATCAGTGTCGAATCCCTGACCTGATCGGGAGGCGCATCAGGGGATGTTTTCATGGCTGGTTGATTCTTTGCAACCATCCACACAACAATATGTGGTCTTTATATAACCCATCCACTTCTAACGTCATATCCTTGCCTCTCCTAATTCTGAAAGACGGAGATTATCAATCTATCAGTGAATGCTGTTTGTCCGCCCCTCCTAATGATCCCAATTCAGTTTTCTTGTTAACAATATCAAATAAGCCTACCTTTGTTTTCTGTCTGCTATCacctaaaagaaagaaaagccaACGAAAGAAGCCAAGGTGGACTGAGATGTCATACTCTAATCAACTTAAGAAATTCACCTTGGATGGTGAATTAGTACATAGCCTTACGTGTTGCAATGGTAAAGTATATGCCTTAAATACCGACTGTGCTATTTCTGAGCTTTTCGTACAGGTTGATATTGTAGTTAAGGATAGCGAAGTTGTGATAAAGCTACTGTTCTTTGGACCATGCCCTTTTGTTCCTTCCCATCGATGTAAACACTGGATTCATTTCCTGAAAGGATCCTGTTCGGAATTATTTTACATTAGAGTAGGTTTTCTTGACGAAAATAAGAAAACACCCGGTGATGTGTATTTGTTTAGATTGGACCTGACTAGAATAAACTGGGAAGACTTGGAAGGCCTCAAGAATTGGGACATGACTGGTATGACGCATGAtgatttgaatgatttggaaTATGACGACTTCAATGACCTGGACACTGCTAGAGAAATGTGGGATGAAGTGCGAGACCTTAAAGGCTCCAATTTTTTTGTGGATCTTGGTCGTGATAACTCGATATTTTACACCCCTACAACTGGCtcagaatttgggggttttgtaCACATTCGTGACAAAATGGACAATGTAATATATTCATATAACGTCAACTATCAAACCATCATTCTATGTCCTATACCTTCTCCATCGCTCCCAACAAGCCATGTGTTGTTATGGGAATGCAG TTTACCGGAGgacaaagaagaaaacataTCCATGGTtgataataaaaaagatgagGATGCAATAGTGGTAAGATCTGTTAATAATGGCCCCATTGGAACTGATGAATCTGGTCTTCTTAGTATCCCGTTTGATGTTTTGGCGATGCTCATGGAGTTTTGTGTTGGTGTGGAATACATGAACTTCCGTGCTACATGCAAACGTTGTCATCTCGCAGCGCCTCTGAAGCAATGGAGAAACAAAACGGCATTAAGGAGCCTGCAAAGTTATTCTTTAGTTTCCCCGTGGCTTATGGCTTTGCAAAAACATCGAGGGGTTATCGCTTTTAAAGATCCGTTGTTGGGTGATGACTACTATATGAAGAATTCACAGATATCGGTTTTTAATGAGACAATATATTGTTCCCGGTTTGGTTGGTGGTTGTTTGAAATTAGAGACTTATGCATAGTGTTCTTTAACCCTTTCACAAATGATCTTCGTGAGCTTCCAAATCCGGGTTTCCATCTTGAAAGCTTATGCTTTTCAGCCCCGCCTACTTCCCCTGATTGTATTGTGGTTGGATTTGATCATATACCTGAATGGGACGTTTACATCCTATTCTTAGCTCAGGAACCAACCTCCTGGC AGAACTCGTTGTTTTCAAAGATTTAG